GAGCCGGTGCCGCCGCCGCGGGCGGGGGCGTGGCGGCCGCCTGGACCGAGTGCGTATAGCCCTTCTCCAGCTGCTCATCGAAGACCTTGTCCCCCGAGGACGCCAGGGCCTCCACCTTCGAGGTGATGAACCTGCCGATGCGCTGGAAGGGCATCGTCATCGCCTCCCACAGGGAGACGGGCTGGCGAATCACCTGCACCACGATGGCGTCGTGCTCCTGGCCATTCACGTCGTGGAAGATGCCGCGCTTGCCCACCTCCAGGCCGGTGCTCCGGCCGCGCGTGACGGGCACGGCCACCTCGTAGCCCGGCACCCCGTCCTTGGGCGTCACCTTCACGTACAGGATGCACGTGGTGCCCTGGGCACACAGGGCCGCGTGCTCGTCGTGCGCGCGCACGAGCACCGACAGCGTGTACTTGCGCCCGCCGAGGATGAGCGTCCCCTGCTCGTAGAGCGCATGCCGCTTCGCCGTGTAGAGGTCCGGCATGCTGATGAAGTTGTTGGCGAACGTCAGCAGCCACCGCTGGTAGAGCAGGAGCCGCTCCAGCCCGGTGATGGCCTCCAGCTCCTCCTTGATCGCCAGGTCCGCCCGGCACGCCGCCTCGATGGCGTCCAGGTCCGCCTCGGCCACGGTGGACAGCTCCGTCAGCATGCCCCGCACGGGGTTGGCCTCGAACGCGGCCTGCCAGGCGAGCACCGCATCGGCCTGCGCGGAGAGCTTCCGCCACGCCGCGTCGCTCAGCGTCTCCGCCTCCCCCAGCGTGGGCACCACCACCTCGCGGTGAAACGCCTCCAGCACCTCGAAGGCGGGGCCGCGGTAGAGCCGGGACCAGGTGAGCACCCCCGCGGGGTTCACCCCCGCGATGGGCAGCAGCGCCGCGGCCTTCTCCAGCGCGGCAGGGTCTCCCAGCACGCCCTCCACCCGGCCCACGGGCAGCTTGAGGCTCGCGGCCGCATCCGGCTGGGCCGCCACCAACCGGCACTGCAGGAAGTACGCATCCAGCAGCGGCTTCACCTCGCGGATGCGCTGGGCCCGCGCCAGGCTCGCCTCGCCCCACACGTGCACGGCGTCCTTCGTGGCCTGGTGGGCCAGGAACGCGGCCCGCTCCACGCGGAAGCGCTGCACCATGGGCAAATCGATGCCCGGCTGGCCCGCGCGGCTCTTCACCTCCGGGAACGAGGCCATGATGCGCGTGGCCAGGGGGCGCACCGGCTCCGGCAGGAACGCGGGCTCGACGATGCCGTCGCCGTTGAGGCCCGCCTTGCGCATCACCGGCTCGCTGGCGCGCACCTGCTCCAGCGAGATGCGGCCCGGGTCCGTGGACTGCAACGCCGCCAGCACGCGCTGCGCCGCGGCGCGCAGCGGGGCGCCCTCGGCGGACAGCGCGCTCAGCTCCAGCACGTCGCTCTTGGCGTCCACGCCCTGGCGCGACTGGAGCATCCGCGCCGTGTACTCCACGGCCGCGCGCAGCTCCGCCACGCGGACGCGCGCGTTGCCATCGGTGTCCAGCAGCGCGAGGAAGTGCGCGTCGCAGTGCAGCCCCTGCACGGGGCATGCGGTGGCCATCCACTGCGTCTCGGGAATGCGGATGGCCTCGACGAGGGCGGCGAAGTCGGGAATGTCGACCTGAAGGGAACCGCCGTGGCGGCGGTACACGAGGGAAGCAGCCATGGGGCCGGACGGTGCCTGGGGACGCGCCCGGGAGCAAGGCTCGATCCGCGCACCGCTAAACTAGCAAATCCCCCAGGAAATCCAAGGGGTTGACCATTTGCCCCGCGGGCGGCACCTTCCGCCGCCATGAACGAGCCGACCGGAGGCCTCAGCGCGCAGGCGCGGGCCCTCATCGCCGAGGAGGAAGCGCTGCTGCAACGGGTGCTCGCGGCCATCGAGTCCGCGCGCCAGCAGGCCGGCCGGGAGCGGGGCCGGAGCGAGGCGCTGGCGCGGCTCACGGGCCTGCGCGACGAGGCCAGCTCCGCGGTGGAGAGCGACTTGCCCGCGCTGTTCCAGCAGATGGACACCGAGCGGGCCATCCTGGAGCGCCAGGAGTCCTCGCAGCTGCCCTCGCCCCACACCCCGTACTTCGCGCACCTGCGGCTGCGCAAGCACGGAGGGGCCACCCACGAGTACCTCCTGGGGCGCACCACCTTCACGCACGCGCAGAGCGGCGTGCGCATCATCGACTGGCGCTTCGCCCCCGTGGGGCGCGTCTTCTACGGCTACGCGGAGGGCGACGACTACGAGGAGTGGTTCGGCGAGCGGCTGTCCGAGGGCGTGGTGGAGGCCCGCAGGCTCGTCGTCATCGAGCGCGGGGGGCTCACCCGCATCCGCGCGGGCGCGCTGCACCTGGAGCGCGCGGCCACCGGCGAATGGCACGAGGTGGGCGCGCTGGCCACGTCCTCGCTCGCGGGCGGCGCGGGCACGGCGGTGCGCGCCGGCAGCCTCGGCACGGGCAGCGGCCAGGCGGGGCGCGCGGCCCGGTTCGACATCACCGCGCAGCTCGACCCCGAGCAGTTCGAGGCGCTGCAGACGGGCGCGGACAAGCCCCTGCTGGTGCTGGGCAGCGCCGGCAGCGGCAAGACGACGGTGGCCCTGCACCGGCTGGCGCAGGTGACGTACGCGCTGCGCGCCGCCTCGGCCCCCTCGCGCATGAAGGTGGTGGTGCCCGAGGAGGGGCTGGCGCGGCTGTCCCGGCGTCTGCTCGCGCCGCTGGAGCTGCGCAACGTGTCCGTGGAGACGCTGGATGCGTGGGCCTACGCCTCGGCCTGCGCCGCGTTCGGGGTGAAGTCCATCGCGCTGTCGCCGGACAAGCCCGCCCTCACCTCCAAGCTCAAGCGCCACCCGGCGCTGCGGCCCGCGCTGGAGCAGCGCCTGGGCAAGAAGAAGCTGAAGGACCCCAGCTTCAAGCAGCTGCGCCGCAAGCTCGCGGAGCTGCTCACCGACCGCACCTTGCTCGAGGAAGTCGTCACGTCCTCGAAGGAGGACGTGCCCTGGCCCGCTGTCGAGGACACGGTGCGCCACACCATGCTCCAGATCGCCACGCCGCTCGCCCGGGAGTACAAGGGGTATGACGCCGAGGCGATGCAGACGGTGGACGGGCTGGCCATCGAGGACTCCACGCCGGACTCGCTGGCGAACACCGTGGACGTGGAGGACCTGCCGCTCCTGCTCTTCCTCAAGGCCCGCCACGGGCAGCTCGGGCTGGAGCCGCTGGCCCACGCCGTCATCGACGAGGCGGAGGACTTCTCGCTCTTCGAGCTGTCGGTGCTGGGCCGCCAGCTCGGCAAGACGCGCAGCTGCACGCTCGCGGGCGACGAGATGCAGCAGACTTCCTCCAACTTCGCCGGCTGGCCCGCGGCGCTCGCGGAGCTGGGCATCCAGGACGCGGCCACGGTGCGGCTCTCGGTGTCCTACCGCTGCCCCCGGCCGGTGATTGAGCTGGCGCGGCACGTGCTCGGCCCGCTCGCCCCCGAGGCCGCGCCGCGCCTGGGGCGCGAGGGGGTGCCGGTGGGCTTCCACCACTTCCCGGAGGAGGCCCAGGCGTGGCTGTTCGTGCGGGATGCGCTGAAAGACTTGCTCGACCGCGAGCCCCGGGCCTCCGTGGCCGTCATCGCCAGCACGCCCGAGGCGGCGCGCTCCTTCTATAAGGTGGTGGATGACATGGGCGCGGTGCGGCTCGTGCTGGACGGCGGCTTCACGTTCGAGCCCGGCGTGGACGTGACGGACGTGGAGAGCATCAAGGGGCTGGAGTTCGACTACGTCATCCTCCCGGATGCCACGGCGCGCGCCTGGCCCCAGGCGGACGAGACGCGGCGAAAGCTCCACGTGGCCATCACCCGCACCTCGCACCAGCTCTGGGTCGTTTCCTCGGGGCTCCGCTCCCGCCTGCTGCCCGGCCCGTGAGCACCTCACGGGGGGCGGCGCGGCGGGGGTGCCTCAGGGCTTGTCGTCGTCCGTGTCGCCGTGGATGAGCCACTGGCGCGCGGAGGCCTCTTCCCAGAAGCGGCGCAGAATCTTGTCCGTGCCGCTCTCGCGCGCCAGGCGGTTGAGCTGCAGCGCCACAATCTGGCTCTCCACCAGCTCCGCCACCCGCTTCACGCCCGAGCGCAGGCCGAACTCCTGCACCTCGCGAATCATCTGCGCCGCCTCGGGCGAGGCGGGCTTGAAGGTGCGCAGGTCCGCCTTGATCTTGATTTCACGGCCCGTGAGGCTCTGCGTCGCGCCCCGCAGCTCCGCCACGAAACGCTGCATCTCCTCCACGCGGATGTAGCCATCGAGGATGAAGTCCACGATGGCGTGCCCCCGGTCGATTTGGAGTTCGTACACTTCGATCCTCCCGCTCACCGTCTGACGAAGGGGTAAGGGCTCACTTTACCTTCCACAACCGTCAAGACGGTATCCGGCCGGGAATGTAGGCTCCGCGCGCTTTCTCTACGACTTTTCGGCCAAACCCTCAAGGAGCAGGGCCAGCCCGCGCAGGGCCGCCGCCTGACGGATGGCAGTCCGATCTCCCGGGAAAACATGCCGCTCCACCACCGCCGCGCCCCCCCTGCGGGCCACGGCGAGGAAGACGAGCCCCACGGGCTTGAGCGGGGAGCCGCCCCCGGGGCCGGCGATGCCCGTCTCGGCCAGGACGAGCTCCACGGGGGCCCGGGCCAGCAGCCCCTCGGCCATCGCCCGGGCCACCTCCGCGCTGACGGCGCCGTGCTCGCGCATCAGCGCCCCGGGCACCCCCAGCAGATCCTCCTTGGACTCATTGGAGTAGGG
The nucleotide sequence above comes from Stigmatella erecta. Encoded proteins:
- a CDS encoding ATP-binding domain-containing protein, whose translation is MNEPTGGLSAQARALIAEEEALLQRVLAAIESARQQAGRERGRSEALARLTGLRDEASSAVESDLPALFQQMDTERAILERQESSQLPSPHTPYFAHLRLRKHGGATHEYLLGRTTFTHAQSGVRIIDWRFAPVGRVFYGYAEGDDYEEWFGERLSEGVVEARRLVVIERGGLTRIRAGALHLERAATGEWHEVGALATSSLAGGAGTAVRAGSLGTGSGQAGRAARFDITAQLDPEQFEALQTGADKPLLVLGSAGSGKTTVALHRLAQVTYALRAASAPSRMKVVVPEEGLARLSRRLLAPLELRNVSVETLDAWAYASACAAFGVKSIALSPDKPALTSKLKRHPALRPALEQRLGKKKLKDPSFKQLRRKLAELLTDRTLLEEVVTSSKEDVPWPAVEDTVRHTMLQIATPLAREYKGYDAEAMQTVDGLAIEDSTPDSLANTVDVEDLPLLLFLKARHGQLGLEPLAHAVIDEAEDFSLFELSVLGRQLGKTRSCTLAGDEMQQTSSNFAGWPAALAELGIQDAATVRLSVSYRCPRPVIELARHVLGPLAPEAAPRLGREGVPVGFHHFPEEAQAWLFVRDALKDLLDREPRASVAVIASTPEAARSFYKVVDDMGAVRLVLDGGFTFEPGVDVTDVESIKGLEFDYVILPDATARAWPQADETRRKLHVAITRTSHQLWVVSSGLRSRLLPGP
- a CDS encoding STAS/SEC14 domain-containing protein — translated: MYELQIDRGHAIVDFILDGYIRVEEMQRFVAELRGATQSLTGREIKIKADLRTFKPASPEAAQMIREVQEFGLRSGVKRVAELVESQIVALQLNRLARESGTDKILRRFWEEASARQWLIHGDTDDDKP
- a CDS encoding CinA family protein, which codes for MSPPPGLEAQARAVLARCREARVRLALAEAGTGGLLAASLTEVPGASAVLERALVPYSNESKEDLLGVPGALMREHGAVSAEVARAMAEGLLARAPVELVLAETGIAGPGGGSPLKPVGLVFLAVARRGGAAVVERHVFPGDRTAIRQAAALRGLALLLEGLAEKS
- a CDS encoding kinesin, translated to MAASLVYRRHGGSLQVDIPDFAALVEAIRIPETQWMATACPVQGLHCDAHFLALLDTDGNARVRVAELRAAVEYTARMLQSRQGVDAKSDVLELSALSAEGAPLRAAAQRVLAALQSTDPGRISLEQVRASEPVMRKAGLNGDGIVEPAFLPEPVRPLATRIMASFPEVKSRAGQPGIDLPMVQRFRVERAAFLAHQATKDAVHVWGEASLARAQRIREVKPLLDAYFLQCRLVAAQPDAAASLKLPVGRVEGVLGDPAALEKAAALLPIAGVNPAGVLTWSRLYRGPAFEVLEAFHREVVVPTLGEAETLSDAAWRKLSAQADAVLAWQAAFEANPVRGMLTELSTVAEADLDAIEAACRADLAIKEELEAITGLERLLLYQRWLLTFANNFISMPDLYTAKRHALYEQGTLILGGRKYTLSVLVRAHDEHAALCAQGTTCILYVKVTPKDGVPGYEVAVPVTRGRSTGLEVGKRGIFHDVNGQEHDAIVVQVIRQPVSLWEAMTMPFQRIGRFITSKVEALASSGDKVFDEQLEKGYTHSVQAAATPPPAAAAPAPAAAAPGGGIGGLVVAGGIAFAALGSALAFIVTQLRTLSLGDVLSAAITIAAIVMVPSGLLGWLKLRKRNLALLLEGSGWALNDRLMLTRELARLITRKPRLPQGATIDHQDRLRTSLENLRGDEEEEDTEEEIPGGVKLLVVLFVLFALLWQFREPLVRLACGREWLSSATCGALVPTAAPPAPAVPPAAP